In Sphingobacterium thalpophilum, a genomic segment contains:
- a CDS encoding SDR family NAD(P)-dependent oxidoreductase, which produces MKVFIAGGTSGIGLALAKRYLDQGAEVAVCGRDLTKMSAYSWGHSIRSFEVDVCQLSSLQNAVSSFCAHMPLDLFINCTGSYADDVAQQISYQEAVAMLQVNMVGTLNCFEAARTAMQGQSEGQIAIVASVSGTLHFPNSSLYSKTKRAAIQVADAYRRALYPYGIAVTVIAPGYVDTDKLRALNKQDLSKKPFLIPVDNAAQRIMTAIKQKKKQVVFPKRMKWLMASLGLLPNIVLNKIMSRKAKWMKND; this is translated from the coding sequence ATGAAAGTATTTATTGCCGGTGGTACAAGTGGAATAGGCCTTGCTTTGGCCAAGCGTTATCTTGATCAAGGAGCAGAGGTAGCGGTATGTGGGCGCGATCTGACGAAAATGTCAGCATATTCCTGGGGACATAGCATCAGAAGTTTTGAAGTCGATGTATGTCAATTGAGCAGCCTGCAAAATGCAGTCAGTTCATTTTGTGCGCATATGCCTTTAGACCTCTTTATCAATTGTACAGGGAGTTACGCGGATGACGTTGCTCAACAAATAAGCTATCAGGAGGCGGTGGCTATGCTCCAGGTCAATATGGTGGGCACTTTAAATTGTTTTGAAGCGGCAAGAACTGCTATGCAAGGTCAGTCGGAAGGACAAATTGCAATCGTTGCATCAGTTTCGGGAACGCTCCATTTTCCCAATTCAAGCCTATATAGTAAGACAAAGCGTGCTGCAATCCAAGTGGCTGATGCGTATCGTAGGGCACTCTATCCATATGGAATTGCGGTTACTGTTATTGCTCCGGGCTATGTTGATACAGATAAACTGAGAGCCCTCAATAAGCAAGATTTGTCTAAAAAGCCGTTCTTAATCCCTGTAGACAATGCAGCACAGCGTATAATGACAGCTATCAAACAGAAGAAGAAGCAAGTCGTTTTTCCGAAGCGTATGAAGTGGCTGATGGCATCTCTGGGACTGCTTCCAAATATAGTGTTGAATAAAATTATGTCAAG
- a CDS encoding patatin-like phospholipase family protein, which translates to MAYQRAVLFSGGGTRFSLYLGMYAALDELGLKPDLLIASCGGSMAVAVIQAFATHEARKSYLQSDEFYQFFLHHRLTEQRRLGRLGVYVLKKQFNKKRAPFIEDVFNRYLVHMEQDLSLLLPTLDRPFSTAIPALVVGAKVLFSPSEVGQRRGDRKLYQKILMGTQDVLANVPVEAIGISASNYEHSAVAKAVHLSAEFSMLQAARISMSDMFYIEPVCSNKTYYTGGAIDLVPMELAKSLAQNIICERKQPYKPQEEALVRAVLGFSGNKRLTDLEQQFPYAHWIDTQDAAEQLAGKYCKKGIDWSKFEVTLSFPIDQQEFAEAMEAQWNYGYEATLNSLK; encoded by the coding sequence ATGGCTTATCAACGTGCTGTTTTATTTTCGGGGGGTGGAACTCGGTTCAGTCTATATCTTGGTATGTACGCTGCGCTGGATGAGCTGGGCTTAAAGCCAGATCTGCTTATCGCGAGCTGCGGTGGTTCAATGGCAGTGGCTGTTATACAGGCCTTTGCTACACATGAAGCTCGCAAGTCCTATCTGCAATCAGACGAGTTTTATCAGTTTTTCCTGCATCATCGGCTTACAGAACAGCGTCGTTTGGGGAGGCTGGGCGTGTATGTTTTGAAAAAACAGTTTAATAAGAAACGGGCACCCTTTATTGAAGACGTTTTTAATCGCTATCTCGTCCATATGGAACAGGATCTTTCCTTACTATTGCCTACATTGGATAGACCATTTTCAACAGCAATTCCAGCACTTGTGGTCGGCGCTAAAGTGCTGTTCAGTCCGTCTGAAGTTGGGCAGCGGCGTGGGGACCGAAAACTCTATCAAAAGATATTGATGGGAACTCAGGATGTATTGGCAAACGTGCCCGTTGAGGCAATAGGAATTTCGGCTAGTAATTACGAGCATAGTGCAGTGGCTAAAGCGGTTCATTTGAGTGCTGAGTTTTCTATGCTACAGGCGGCCCGTATTTCGATGTCCGATATGTTTTATATTGAACCTGTATGCTCCAATAAAACCTATTATACGGGTGGAGCAATTGATCTTGTACCAATGGAGCTAGCAAAGTCGCTTGCTCAAAACATCATATGTGAGCGAAAACAACCTTATAAACCGCAAGAAGAAGCGTTGGTTCGGGCAGTATTAGGCTTTAGCGGAAATAAACGATTAACAGATTTGGAACAGCAGTTTCCGTATGCACATTGGATTGATACACAGGATGCCGCGGAACAATTAGCTGGGAAATACTGTAAAAAAGGAATTGATTGGTCTAAATTTGAAGTTACGCTGTCTTTCCCGATTGATCAACAAGAATTTGCGGAAGCGATGGAAGCGCAATGGAACTATGGTTATGAGGCGACATTAAATTCATTGAAATGA
- a CDS encoding phosphatidate cytidylyltransferase, with translation MADANGKFADVPVRVRSWGYIVLVLAVAFVPATLSPLFVAWITFQGMREFARMFIPECKTHPLVFLCMALLQVLLLYFCSYRAYLLLASFLCLGTALFFKYGLKVKKIAVFGLFLGTVACLLAFSHLAFIRSIKMDGNTFLGLKLIGYIVVLTELNDVFQYLMGKFFGKRKIVPRISPNKTIAGCVGGISLTIILSNLLGYFLLPFQNFLYFSLFGLFFGILGFWGDVLFSYLKRKTGVKDTGALIPGHGGLLDRIDSLIFNAPLFYALIILLLGN, from the coding sequence ATGGCTGATGCCAACGGCAAATTCGCAGATGTTCCTGTTCGAGTTAGAAGCTGGGGGTATATTGTCTTGGTACTGGCGGTTGCCTTCGTTCCAGCGACACTATCACCCTTGTTTGTGGCCTGGATAACCTTTCAAGGGATGCGCGAGTTTGCTCGTATGTTTATTCCTGAATGTAAGACGCATCCATTGGTGTTTCTTTGCATGGCATTGTTGCAAGTGTTGCTCCTATACTTTTGTTCCTATCGAGCATATCTATTGTTGGCTAGCTTCTTGTGTTTGGGGACTGCTTTGTTTTTCAAGTATGGTTTAAAGGTTAAGAAGATAGCTGTATTCGGGCTGTTTTTGGGCACGGTAGCTTGTTTGCTTGCATTTAGTCATTTAGCTTTTATCCGATCCATTAAAATGGATGGCAACACGTTCCTAGGACTAAAATTAATCGGATATATTGTTGTGCTAACGGAACTGAATGATGTCTTTCAATACCTGATGGGTAAGTTTTTTGGCAAACGTAAAATCGTTCCGCGTATTAGTCCAAATAAGACAATTGCGGGATGTGTGGGCGGTATCAGCTTAACAATTATACTGAGTAATTTATTGGGCTATTTCTTACTGCCATTTCAGAATTTTCTATACTTTTCGTTGTTCGGTTTGTTTTTCGGTATTTTGGGATTCTGGGGAGATGTCCTTTTTTCCTATCTGAAAAGAAAGACAGGAGTGAAAGATACTGGGGCATTAATTCCTGGGCATGGTGGATTATTGGATCGTATCGATAGTCTGATCTTCAATGCGCCCCTGTTTTATGCTTTGATTATCCTGTTGTTGGGGAATTAA
- a CDS encoding CDP-alcohol phosphatidyltransferase family protein has translation MISVYKLKPKFQQLLMPILNFLHRKKVTANQITIGSIVLSLIIALLFWYADRFPIFFLALPIGLLLRMALNALDGMMARLFNQTSKTGEVLNEVGDIVSDVVLFFPLLKFHPESIYLIVAFIVLSVVNEFCGLIGKVIANDRRYDGPMGKSDRALLLGVYGILALLHISMVTVSGYIFGVLCLLLLLSSVTRLRKALAHG, from the coding sequence ATGATTTCTGTTTATAAATTAAAACCAAAATTTCAGCAGTTGCTGATGCCGATCTTGAACTTTTTACATCGAAAAAAGGTAACGGCAAACCAGATCACGATCGGATCTATTGTATTGTCTTTGATCATTGCTTTACTGTTTTGGTATGCTGATCGTTTCCCGATTTTCTTTTTGGCCCTGCCAATCGGATTGTTATTACGAATGGCTTTGAATGCCTTGGATGGCATGATGGCACGACTTTTTAATCAGACTAGCAAGACGGGCGAAGTCTTGAACGAAGTGGGAGATATTGTTTCGGATGTCGTGCTATTTTTTCCTTTGCTGAAGTTTCATCCGGAAAGCATATATCTGATCGTCGCTTTTATCGTATTAAGTGTTGTGAATGAATTTTGTGGATTGATCGGGAAGGTGATTGCCAATGATCGTCGTTACGATGGGCCGATGGGTAAAAGTGATCGTGCTTTGCTGTTGGGGGTATATGGAATTTTAGCATTATTGCATATTTCAATGGTTACTGTTTCAGGTTATATTTTTGGTGTTTTATGCTTACTCTTACTTTTGAGTTCGGTAACTCGATTGAGAAAGGCTTTGGCACATGGCTGA
- a CDS encoding TPM domain-containing protein → MQRLHRFYIFLLIWVGSCLPGLSAFGQIIAYTVDNLPSPKLQGQDYFVSNPDWILSSGTVAELDGLSTQIEAATKGEFAIVVVNDYVGDSDFEFALKLFNTWGIGKKESNNGLLLFIAKDRHEYRFITGYGMESILPDAYLKRIGEKYLVPNFRNEDYDRGVKEAAEFIKTILTSPDSKAELERLMPEATPVWSFKSPILRNSLLVLGLFAICYIWLGEVTRAIKGKLTKKSKYFPPLVSGCGCMGILMFISVFICAFALNNFEKVYQWKNLPYFIVVFGSITLAMKYNASRTQIVNSYQDEENIQKALRKFRVWGLVPLLLSPLALFDLIGLNKRIRKNQLRLMPPDQSGRWLRMNKDDVSTRESAYLDKGQLLEEKIGSRSYEIWIDQANNETKLVPWDENVGFSECPACHYRTFEKGRTKTIRAATYSSQGLEERFDLCKNCGHRVSHGEHSIPVKVRSTSSSSGGGSSSSGGGGSFGGGSSGGGGAGGRW, encoded by the coding sequence ATGCAGAGATTACATCGTTTTTATATTTTTTTATTGATTTGGGTAGGAAGCTGCCTCCCCGGGCTGTCAGCTTTCGGGCAAATTATCGCCTATACCGTCGACAATTTGCCAAGCCCCAAATTACAGGGACAGGATTATTTTGTCTCCAATCCTGATTGGATTCTATCCTCGGGTACAGTGGCCGAATTAGATGGCTTATCGACGCAGATTGAGGCTGCTACAAAAGGTGAATTTGCAATCGTTGTTGTGAATGATTATGTTGGCGACAGTGATTTCGAATTTGCCTTAAAATTATTCAATACCTGGGGTATCGGTAAGAAGGAAAGTAACAATGGGCTTTTGTTGTTTATTGCTAAAGACCGACATGAATACCGTTTTATTACAGGGTATGGTATGGAAAGTATTTTGCCCGATGCCTATTTAAAACGTATTGGCGAAAAATATCTCGTACCCAATTTTAGGAATGAAGATTACGACCGCGGTGTTAAGGAGGCCGCAGAATTTATTAAGACAATACTTACCTCACCGGATAGTAAGGCCGAGCTGGAACGCTTGATGCCAGAGGCAACGCCGGTCTGGAGCTTTAAAAGTCCTATTCTGCGAAATTCACTGTTGGTTTTAGGTTTATTTGCGATCTGTTATATCTGGTTGGGCGAGGTGACGCGAGCGATCAAAGGAAAGTTGACCAAAAAAAGTAAATATTTTCCGCCTTTAGTCAGTGGATGTGGCTGTATGGGGATATTAATGTTTATCTCGGTGTTTATCTGTGCATTTGCCCTCAATAATTTTGAGAAGGTCTATCAGTGGAAAAATCTACCTTATTTTATAGTTGTTTTTGGTAGTATTACCCTGGCGATGAAATACAATGCAAGCCGCACGCAAATTGTTAATTCCTATCAGGATGAGGAAAATATTCAAAAGGCCCTACGTAAATTTCGCGTCTGGGGTTTGGTTCCGCTATTACTGAGTCCATTGGCACTATTTGATCTCATTGGATTAAACAAGCGCATTCGGAAGAATCAACTTCGATTGATGCCGCCAGATCAATCTGGTCGCTGGTTGCGCATGAATAAGGATGATGTATCTACCCGTGAAAGTGCGTACCTGGATAAGGGGCAGCTTTTGGAGGAAAAAATCGGTAGCCGTTCGTACGAAATCTGGATAGATCAGGCGAACAATGAAACAAAGCTGGTTCCCTGGGATGAGAATGTTGGGTTCAGTGAATGTCCTGCATGTCATTATAGAACTTTTGAGAAAGGGCGTACCAAGACGATACGTGCAGCAACTTATAGTTCGCAGGGATTGGAGGAACGCTTTGACTTATGTAAGAATTGTGGACATCGGGTATCTCATGGTGAACACTCGATTCCAGTTAAAGTGCGCTCAACATCGAGTAGCTCTGGCGGAGGATCTAGTAGTAGTGGTGGCGGAGGAAGCTTTGGTGGCGGATCTTCTGGTGGGGGTGGTGCCGGTGGAAGATGGTAA
- a CDS encoding gluconate:H+ symporter: protein MPLIIVILGVALLLLLVTVVRLNTIFSLLITSVAVGFAMNMSAVDILKSVETGVSTTMGQLALLLAFGSLLGKLMAEGGAAEKITTVLTAVFGKKNLPWAMVLTGFLVGIPLFYNVGFIVLVPFVFMVCASNKMPLLYVAIPLLAALSVTHGYLPPHPGATAIALTYKADIGLTMAYGIVVAIPAIIIGGPLFGRMLKRIPTNPPTEFFPEHNQADRKELPGFAISIFTGLFPIILIAFGSFSHLIFPEGSSWLKALRFLGDPVVALMIASLMAMYTMGIRQGKSLREQSASVEEAIRGIMMILFIIAASGAFKQILVDSGVANYIADLTADLSLSPLVLAWLIAGIIRLVIGSASVAGLTAAGIMLPIVQGGEVTPELMVLATGAGSLMFSHVNDPGFWMFKSYFGVSMKDTFRSWTVMETLVSVIGLIGVLILHWLGH, encoded by the coding sequence ATGCCTCTAATCATCGTTATTTTGGGAGTAGCTTTACTACTTCTTTTAGTCACTGTCGTTAGGTTAAACACGATCTTTTCATTACTGATAACCTCTGTTGCGGTCGGTTTTGCGATGAATATGAGTGCCGTCGATATCCTTAAATCTGTTGAAACTGGAGTGAGTACAACTATGGGCCAGTTGGCACTATTGTTGGCTTTCGGGTCTCTACTGGGGAAATTGATGGCGGAGGGTGGTGCTGCAGAAAAGATTACAACGGTGCTAACTGCTGTATTTGGCAAAAAGAACTTACCTTGGGCAATGGTTCTCACGGGCTTTTTAGTAGGAATTCCCTTATTCTACAATGTCGGTTTTATCGTCTTAGTACCATTCGTTTTCATGGTATGTGCTTCCAATAAAATGCCCTTGCTTTACGTCGCTATTCCGTTGCTGGCAGCGCTGTCCGTGACACACGGTTATTTGCCTCCACATCCGGGAGCTACGGCCATAGCGCTTACCTACAAAGCGGATATAGGTTTAACAATGGCGTACGGCATTGTTGTGGCAATTCCTGCCATAATTATCGGTGGACCGCTCTTTGGCAGGATGCTTAAGCGCATTCCGACCAACCCACCCACGGAGTTTTTTCCTGAACACAATCAAGCAGATCGAAAAGAGCTTCCCGGATTTGCAATTAGTATATTTACGGGGCTTTTTCCAATAATTTTAATTGCTTTTGGTTCATTTTCCCATCTAATATTTCCAGAAGGCTCCTCTTGGCTGAAGGCACTACGTTTCTTGGGTGACCCGGTGGTGGCTTTAATGATTGCATCGCTAATGGCGATGTACACAATGGGTATCCGCCAAGGCAAAAGTTTGCGGGAGCAGTCAGCAAGTGTGGAAGAAGCAATCCGCGGGATAATGATGATCCTTTTTATCATTGCAGCATCAGGCGCTTTCAAGCAAATTTTGGTAGATAGTGGTGTAGCGAATTACATCGCTGACCTAACCGCAGACCTGAGCTTGTCGCCTCTTGTGCTTGCATGGTTAATAGCCGGTATCATTCGCCTAGTTATCGGTTCGGCTAGTGTTGCTGGGCTCACGGCAGCGGGCATTATGCTTCCCATTGTGCAGGGAGGAGAGGTTACTCCTGAATTAATGGTGCTAGCGACGGGAGCGGGTAGTCTCATGTTCTCACACGTCAACGATCCGGGGTTTTGGATGTTTAAATCTTATTTTGGAGTGAGCATGAAGGATACGTTTCGCTCATGGACGGTGATGGAAACGCTCGTTTCTGTTATTGGGTTGATCGGTGTCTTGATTTTACACTGGCTTGGTCATTGA
- a CDS encoding gluconokinase, which yields MIIGLDIGTSSAKAVAFDYEGNILSQHSISYPILNPSEGWYEQDPEIVYAACIESIRYVMISLRQSRTEIPKPVCISVSSAMHGLIAVDSAGQPLSNCIIWADRRSEHIAVALEASEVGRLLYQQTGTPIHPMSLLCKLMWIKSKDQKLFAQSHKFIGIKEFLFYRLFGVYVVDHSIASATGLFDIHHLRWSDQALSLAGISEEQLASPVPVDYILNMPSPKIAALMQIAEDTPFVIGGSDGCLANLGVGAVSPGVASVTIGTSGAIRVASSQANQEKKQRLFTYLLRPNEYIIGGAVNNGGVLRNWFRDNFLCEITQMEADGDPSASLNALVDSVVPGAEGLIFLPYLTGERAPHWNSNAKGVYFGIQLHHGRAHFARAMMEGMLFAIYSVGLALEENTGPIHTIFASGGLARSSLLVQMLADIFNKPVFTKNTVESSAWGAALIGLEALGIHGGGPTIKNKQTEGKQDTENCYKPSVENHAVYIRNFQKFERLYHLLEDEF from the coding sequence ATGATCATTGGATTAGACATTGGGACATCATCTGCGAAAGCTGTTGCATTTGACTACGAAGGTAACATCTTGTCCCAGCATAGTATATCTTATCCTATATTAAACCCGTCGGAAGGCTGGTACGAGCAAGATCCGGAGATTGTTTATGCAGCATGTATTGAGTCTATTCGGTATGTAATGATTAGCTTAAGGCAATCTCGTACTGAGATACCGAAACCCGTATGTATTTCGGTGAGCAGTGCTATGCACGGACTGATCGCTGTTGACTCGGCGGGACAGCCACTTAGCAACTGCATTATATGGGCAGATCGAAGAAGTGAGCATATTGCGGTTGCCTTGGAGGCAAGTGAGGTAGGCAGGCTGCTTTATCAGCAGACGGGTACACCAATACATCCCATGTCTTTGCTTTGCAAATTAATGTGGATAAAGTCCAAAGATCAAAAATTATTTGCGCAGTCGCACAAGTTTATCGGTATCAAAGAATTTCTTTTTTACCGGCTCTTTGGAGTTTACGTGGTCGATCATTCCATTGCATCTGCAACAGGGCTTTTCGACATACATCACCTAAGATGGTCTGATCAGGCGTTAAGCTTGGCGGGCATATCGGAAGAACAGCTAGCATCTCCAGTTCCGGTCGATTATATTTTAAATATGCCTAGCCCAAAAATTGCGGCCTTGATGCAGATCGCTGAAGATACCCCTTTTGTTATAGGTGGTAGCGATGGTTGTTTGGCTAATCTCGGGGTAGGGGCTGTAAGTCCCGGAGTGGCTTCGGTAACAATCGGTACCAGTGGGGCTATTCGCGTAGCAAGTTCGCAGGCAAATCAAGAGAAAAAACAAAGACTATTTACATATCTACTGAGACCAAATGAATATATAATTGGTGGTGCGGTTAACAATGGCGGTGTATTACGCAACTGGTTTCGAGACAACTTTTTGTGCGAAATTACCCAAATGGAAGCAGATGGAGATCCTTCTGCGTCGTTAAATGCTTTGGTCGACTCCGTCGTTCCCGGGGCGGAAGGCTTGATATTCTTGCCCTATCTAACTGGTGAACGGGCACCACATTGGAATTCCAATGCAAAAGGCGTTTATTTTGGAATACAGTTGCATCACGGCAGGGCGCACTTTGCACGTGCCATGATGGAAGGGATGTTGTTTGCAATTTACAGTGTAGGACTCGCATTAGAGGAGAACACCGGTCCCATTCATACGATCTTTGCAAGCGGCGGCTTAGCGCGTTCATCGTTGTTGGTGCAGATGCTTGCAGACATCTTCAATAAACCTGTATTTACCAAAAATACAGTAGAAAGTTCTGCATGGGGAGCAGCATTGATAGGCTTGGAAGCCTTGGGCATACATGGAGGTGGTCCTACTATAAAAAACAAACAAACGGAAGGAAAGCAAGATACCGAGAACTGTTATAAACCGAGTGTGGAGAATCACGCTGTATATATTAGAAACTTCCAAAAATTTGAACGCCTGTACCATTTATTGGAAGATGAGTTTTAA
- a CDS encoding ABC-F family ATP-binding cassette domain-containing protein produces MIDVNNISVSFGGTTLFSDVSFSINENDKIALMGKNGAGKSTLLKIIAGVGKPTTGNVAGPKDAIIAYLPQHLLTEDNVTVFEETSKAFEEVYGMRDELENLNEQLNIRTDYESDDYMQLIERVSELSEKFYSIEEVNYDAEVEKVLKGLGFERSDFTRQTSEFSGGWRMRIELAKILLKKPDLILLDEPTNHMDIESIQWLEDFLVNSAKAVIVISHDRAFVDNITNRTIEVTMGRIYDYRAKYSHYLELRQERRQHQLKAYEEQQRFIADNQEFIDRFRGTYSKTLQVQSRVKMLEKLEIIEIDEVDTSALRLKFPPSPRSGQYPVIVEDLTKVYDEHVVFQKANMVIERGEKVAFVGKNGEGKSTMIKAIMGEIDFEGTLKVGHNAKIGYFAQNQAALLDGEMTVFDTIDQIAVGEVRVKMKDLLGAFMFSGDDTTKKVKVLSGGERTRLAMIKLLLEPVNVLILDEPTNHLDMKTKDIIKDALKDFDGTLILVSHDRDFLDGLAEKVFEFGNKRVREHFEDIKGFLEYKKMSSLKDIER; encoded by the coding sequence GTGATTGACGTAAATAATATTTCTGTTTCCTTTGGGGGAACAACTCTTTTTTCAGATGTATCTTTCTCCATCAATGAGAATGATAAGATCGCATTGATGGGTAAAAATGGTGCCGGTAAATCCACCTTACTGAAAATTATCGCTGGAGTGGGTAAACCTACTACAGGTAATGTTGCTGGTCCGAAAGATGCCATTATAGCCTATTTACCGCAACATTTGTTAACAGAGGATAACGTGACTGTTTTTGAAGAAACATCAAAGGCTTTCGAAGAAGTCTATGGTATGCGTGATGAGTTGGAAAACCTGAATGAGCAATTAAATATCCGAACAGACTATGAGTCTGACGATTATATGCAATTGATCGAACGCGTATCCGAATTAAGTGAAAAGTTCTATTCGATTGAGGAAGTTAACTATGATGCAGAGGTTGAAAAGGTCCTGAAGGGGCTCGGTTTTGAGCGTTCGGATTTTACAAGACAGACTTCTGAGTTTTCCGGTGGTTGGCGGATGCGTATCGAATTAGCTAAAATATTATTGAAAAAGCCGGATTTGATTCTATTGGATGAGCCAACCAACCACATGGATATCGAGAGTATCCAATGGCTGGAAGATTTCTTGGTCAATTCGGCTAAAGCAGTTATCGTTATTTCGCACGACAGAGCATTTGTCGACAATATCACCAATCGGACCATCGAGGTGACGATGGGAAGGATTTATGATTATCGTGCCAAGTATAGTCATTACTTGGAATTACGTCAGGAGCGTCGCCAGCATCAGCTAAAAGCGTACGAAGAGCAGCAACGCTTTATTGCGGACAATCAGGAGTTTATCGATCGTTTCAGAGGTACCTATTCTAAAACATTGCAGGTGCAATCGCGTGTAAAGATGTTGGAGAAATTGGAAATCATTGAGATCGACGAGGTAGATACTTCCGCACTGCGTCTTAAATTCCCACCATCCCCGCGCTCAGGTCAATATCCTGTTATCGTTGAGGATCTAACCAAGGTTTATGATGAACACGTCGTATTTCAAAAAGCAAATATGGTCATCGAACGTGGTGAAAAGGTCGCTTTTGTCGGGAAAAACGGTGAGGGTAAATCGACCATGATCAAAGCAATTATGGGGGAAATCGATTTCGAAGGCACGCTGAAAGTAGGGCACAATGCAAAAATTGGTTACTTTGCACAAAATCAGGCCGCATTGCTTGATGGAGAGATGACCGTTTTTGATACCATTGATCAAATTGCTGTAGGTGAAGTGCGTGTTAAAATGAAAGATCTTTTAGGAGCCTTTATGTTTAGTGGTGATGATACAACTAAAAAGGTGAAAGTGCTGTCCGGAGGAGAAAGAACACGTCTGGCAATGATAAAATTGTTGTTGGAACCGGTAAATGTATTGATTCTCGATGAGCCGACAAACCATTTGGACATGAAGACAAAGGACATTATCAAAGATGCTTTGAAAGATTTCGATGGTACGCTGATCCTTGTTTCACACGACCGTGACTTTTTGGATGGTTTGGCAGAGAAAGTCTTTGAATTCGGAAATAAACGCGTACGGGAGCATTTTGAAGATATTAAAGGTTTCTTGGAATACAAGAAGATGAGTAGCTTAAAGGATATTGAACGTTAG
- the trmD gene encoding tRNA (guanosine(37)-N1)-methyltransferase TrmD, producing MRFDIITVLPDLLESPFAHSILQRAKNKGLAEIYVHNLRDYSTNKHKSVDDYPYGGGSGMVLQIEPFAKCIEELQSEREYDEIIYMTPDGETFNQDIANGLSTKGNMMILCGHYKGIDQRIRDIYVTKEISVGDYVLSGGELPAAIVTDAVIRLIPGVLSDETSALSDSFQDGLLDAPIYTRPADWKGHKVPDILLSGHEAKIAAWKDEQQLKRTQERRPDLLND from the coding sequence ATGCGTTTTGATATTATTACGGTCTTACCTGACCTCTTGGAAAGTCCATTTGCACACTCTATTTTGCAACGAGCAAAGAACAAAGGCTTGGCTGAAATATATGTCCATAATTTAAGAGACTATTCAACAAATAAACACAAAAGTGTCGATGATTATCCGTACGGGGGCGGATCGGGCATGGTCCTTCAAATAGAACCCTTTGCCAAGTGTATTGAGGAATTGCAGTCTGAACGGGAATACGATGAGATCATTTACATGACTCCCGATGGTGAAACATTCAATCAGGATATTGCGAACGGATTATCGACAAAAGGAAATATGATGATTCTCTGTGGGCATTACAAGGGAATAGATCAACGTATCCGTGATATTTATGTAACAAAGGAGATTTCTGTAGGTGATTATGTATTGTCTGGAGGTGAACTTCCAGCGGCGATTGTTACAGATGCTGTGATCCGTCTGATTCCCGGAGTTTTGTCGGATGAAACATCCGCGCTTTCAGATTCTTTTCAGGATGGATTACTTGATGCACCTATCTATACACGCCCTGCAGACTGGAAAGGCCACAAAGTGCCTGATATTCTCCTTAGTGGTCATGAGGCAAAAATCGCTGCATGGAAAGATGAACAACAGTTAAAAAGAACACAAGAAAGACGTCCTGATTTATTAAATGATTAA